A stretch of DNA from Halococcus agarilyticus:
CCGGCGTCGCGGTCGCTGGCGTCGCGCTCGTTTTCTGGGCGACCCGCGACGACGCCGCCGCGCCCGCCGATCGGGAGCCGACGCCGACGACCGCTGCGGACGACGATCGCCCGGAGCCGTCCGAACCCCACGAGCTCCCGAACGAGGTGTATCGAGCGTGGTGGGAGATGGCTCGGCGGACCGAGATCCCCCACACCGCGTCGCGGTCGCCGGGCGAGTTCGCGGCCGCCGCCGTCGACGCCGGCATGAACCCGGCCGCGGTCGCCGAACTCACGCGGCTCTTCCGCGGGGTGCGGTACGGTGGGACGGCGGTCACCGACGACGCCGAACGGCGGGCGACGGCCGCGATCGACCGGATCCGTTCCCCGGCCGACGACCACGAACGGGGAGAGACGCGCCCGTGAGCGTTCGTGGACGCCTCCTGCTCGTGGGGGGCGTCGTCCTGGGACTCGCCGGTCTCGCGGGTGCGTTCGTCCCGGGCCTCGTGCCCGACGTCGACGTCGTTTCGGCCGGCGTCGCCGCGATCGCGGTGGTCGCGCTCGCGGTCGCGGTCGCCCTCGCTGCGGCGCGGCTCCGTGCCGACCGCCGGTCGCTCGCGCTCCCGACGCCGGAGGGGCGGACCAACGCGGTCCCCGGCGACGGGATCGACCGCCGGATCGGGGCGCTCTCACGGACCGGCCCGCACGACGACGAACCGTCGACGGGACGCCGGGCGCTCCAAGCACGTATCGAACGGGCGGCACACCAGGTGCTCGCCCGGGAGGGAGCCGACGTGGAGCGGATCCGGGAGCAGTTGGCGGCGGGGACGTGGACCGACGACCCGCACGCGGCGGCGTTTTTCACCGACACGACCGTCGAGCGAGCGTCGACGCGCGAGCTTCGCGCTCTCTGGACCGGCGAACCGCCGATCGCGCGGCGTGCACGCCACGCCATCGGTGCACTCACCCGCCGGTTCGAGCGAGACCCTCCGAGCATCTCGGCGGGCGACACCGATCACGAGGGCGGAGAGGGCGAACGGTCGGTTTCGGTTCGTCCCTTGCCCCCAGAAACGCGCGAGAGCGGGGCCGACCAGCGCACGAGGACGAGCAAGTCAGAGGACCGCGCCGACATCGACGAGCGACGGTTTCCCGCGGCGGGCGAGTCGATCGATCACCCGACGGCACGCTGGCGGGGTGCGACCGGTGTGGCACTCGCCGCGGGCGCGATCGGGATCGTCCTCCGCCGGCCGTCGCTGCTGCTCGCCAGCGCCGTCGGCGTCGGGCTGGCGGCGTACGCCCGGGCTGCGACGACTCCGACGATCGCGCTCGACGTCGAGCGATCGGTGAGCGATCCGCGTCCCGCCGTCGGTGACGACGTCGTGGTCACCGTGACCGTCCGCAACGCGGGCGATTCGCTGTGTCCCGACTGTGCCGTGATCGACGGCGTTCCGTCGGGTCTCGTCGTGACCGACGGCTCGCCACGACACGGCGTGGCGCTCCGCCCGGGGAAGGCGACCACCTTCTCGTACACCCTCACCGCCGTGCGCGGCGACCACCGCTTCACGCCGGCGAAGGTGATCGCACGCGACGCCAGCGGCAGCGTCGAGCGCCTCGCTCGTGTCCAGGTATCGGGGTCGGTGGCCATCACGTGCGTACCGCAACCGGACCCCCTCACCGACGTCGCGCTCCGCACGCACGCCGAGCGGTTCGGCGGGCGCATGCCGACCGCTGCGACCGGGAGCGGCGTCACGTTCCACGCCACGCGTGAGTACCGGCCGGGCGACCCGCCCGCACGGATCGACTGGAACCGGCTGGCGAAAACCGGCGACCTCTCGACGCTCCAGTTTCGCGCCGAGCGAGTGCCGATCGTCGTGGTGGTGATCGACGCCCGCCCGACGGCGTTTCTCGCACCCGATCCCGACGAGCGATCGGCGGTGGAGCGGAGCGTCGAGGCCGCCGGGCGGATCGTCACCACGCTCCTCGACGACGCCACGCGCGTCGGTGTCGGTGCGCTCTCGACACACCCGGAACGGTGCTGGCTCGCGCCGGACACCGGCGAGGCCCACCGTGAGCGGGCGCGACGACTGCTCGCGACCCATCCGGCGCTGGCCGCGCGGCGCGGGGACCCCGGCGTCGATCCGAGCGCAGACACCCATACCGCGCCGGACGGAGCCGAACCGGGAGACGGGGATCGTGACCCCGGGGCGTGGCTCCGGCGTCGTCTGCCGGCCGACGCACAGGTGGTGGTCCTGTCGCCGCTCTGTGACGACGGGCTCGCGGCCTGGATACGGCGGGTCGACGCGGCCGGTCGTCCCGCATCGGTGGTCAGCCCGGATCCGACGACCACGACCTCGCCGGGCCGCCAGCTGGCGCGCGTCGAGCGGGCGCTCCGGATCACCGACCTCCGTTCCGCCGGGATCCCGGTGCTCGATCGGTCGGGATCCGCCGACGAACCGCTGTCCACAGCGATGGCACACCGCCGAGCCGGTGGGGGGTCGGGAGCCACTCGCGGCGCGAACGCGGGGTGGACGACGCGGTGAGCGCGACGATCGATCGGTCACCCGCACGACTGAGCAGCCTGTTGGGGATCGGCTTCGGTACGGTCGCGCTTCTCGTGCTCGCGGTGGCGGCGGGGCCGCCGGCCGCGCTCCCGGGGCTGGTCGGCGCGGTGGCGGTCGGGGTCGGTGTCTGCCGGGGTTCCCGCACCGCGATCACGCTCGGCGGTGCGGGACTGTTCGTGGGGATCGTGGTCGCCGGGGCGCTCGGCACGCGACCGTCGGTGGCCCTGATCACGACCGTCGCCGCCGTGCTCGCGTGGGATGCGGGACAGAACGCCGTCACCGTGGGTGTGCGGCTCGGACGGGTAGCCGACACGCATCGGATCGAGGTCGTCCACGTCGCGGCGACCGGCGTCGTGACGTCGCTGGTGGCGGGCTGTGGCTACGTCGTCGCCGGGAGCGCGGCGGGGAGTCGCTCCCCGGTCGCACTCGTCGCTCTCCTGGTCGCGGCGATCGTGCTCACGGTCGCGCTCCGTGGCCGAAACTGACCGCTCGGGGATCCCACGGCCCGTCAGTAGCCGCGCTCGACGAGATACTCCGCGAGATCGCGGAGGTGATCGCGGGCCGCCGAGTCGGGGAGAACGTCGAGCCGGGCCTTCCCGCGGTCGACGAGGTCGCGCGAGAGCGTCCGTGCGTACTCGATGCTGCCGGCGTCGTCGAGCCGAGCCACGGCCGCGTCGATCGCGGCGTCGTCGACGGTTTCGGGGTCGTCGGCGTCGATCAGCCCCTCGATATCGACGCCCTGTTCGCGCGCGTGGAGCGTGACCGCGGTCCGCTTGTTCTCGACGAGGTCGCTCCCGCGCTGTTTGCCCAGCTGTTCGCTCGGCACCGTGAGATCGAGCACGTCGTCGCGGATCTGGAACGCGCGGCCGACGTCGAGCCCGTACTGACGGAGCGCGTCGGCGGTCGTGTCGTCGGCACCGAGCAGGAGAGCGGGCACTCGCGCGGCCGCCGCGTAGAGTACTGCAGTTTTCTGCTCGACCATCCGGATGTACTCGTCGGTCGTGACGTCCTCGCGCGTCTCGAAGGCGACGTCGAGCGCCTGGCCCTCGCAGATCCGCGTGCAGGTTCGGGCGAGCTCCGAGAGCGCCTCGACGGTGCGTTCGGGCGGTGCGCCCGATTCGAGCATGAACTCGAACGCCTTCGCGTAGAGCGTGTCGCCGGCGAGGATCGCGGTCTCGGTGTCGTACGCCCGGTGGACCGACGGCACGCCCCGACGGAGGTCGTCGGCGTCCATGATGTCGTCGTGGACGAGGGTGAACGACTGGATCGTCTCGATGCTGGTCGCCGCGGCCATCACGTCGATCGTTTCGTGGGTGTCGCCGGTGCTCTTATCGGCTGCGGCACCGACGCCGACGTCCGTCGCATCGAGCGTCGGAAACGCCTGATAGTTCACCTTTGCGTCCGGCGACTCGATACCGGCGAGCGCCTCCGCGACGAGCAGCGTGACGGCGGGGCGGAGCCGCTTGCCCCCGGCGTCGACGAGGTGACGCGAGGCACGGTAGAGGCGTTCGGGCTCTTGGATCGGCAGTCGCTCGACCAGCGCCTCGTCGATCCGTTCACGCCTGGCCTCGACCGCCGCGAGCGCCGCCGCCTCGTCGCTCATTCCACGAGCGAGACCACGTTGCCGTTGCGCGAGGCGTGGATGTCACGCCCCAGCTCGTAGCCCTGGTCCTCGGCGAGATCGATGTAGCGTGCGAGGTGTTCGAGATCGTTGTGCGCCGGGATCACGTGGTGGGGCTGGAGCGTCCGGAGCATCTCGTAGTGGCCCTCCTGGGACAGGTGGCCCGACACGTGGACGTCGTCGTAGATCCGCGCGCCCTGCATCCCGAGGAGTTGCTCGGACTGGTAGCGCTGGCCCTCGTTGGTCGGCTCGGGGATGACCCGTGCGCTGAAGATGACCTTGTCGCCCTCGTCGAGCTGGTAGGGCGTCTCGCCCCGGCCCATCCGGGTGAGCATCGCGCGCGGCTCGCCCTGATGGCCCGTCACGATCGGCAGGAAGTTCTCCTTGCCCTCGTTCATGATTCGCTTGAACGTTCGATCGACCGACTGGCGATGCCCGAACATCCCGAGATCGTCGGGGAAGTCGACGAAGTCGAGGCGTTCGGCGGTTCCGGAGTATTTCTCCATCGACCGCCCCAACAGAACGGGCTGGCGACCGATGTCCTTCGCGAACTCCACGAGGCTCGTCACGCGCGCGATCTGGCTGGAGAAGGTGGTGGCGACGATCCCGCCGTCGTAGTCCTCCATGCTGTAGATCACGTCCCTGACGTGGTTGCGTGCGTGCTGCTCGCTCGGCGTCCGCCCTTTCCGGCCGGCGTTCGTGCAGTCCTCGATGTAACACAGCACGCCCTCGCCCTCGCGAGCGATCTCGCCGAAGCGGTCCATGTCGATCGGGTCGCCGATCACCGGCGTGTGGTCCATCCGCTTGTCGAGCCCGTAGATGATCGAGCCCTCGGGCGTGTGGAGCACGGGGTTGATCGCGTCGATGATCGAGTGGGTGACGTTCACGAACTCGAGATCGAGCCCGTTGCCGATCTCCATCGACTCGCCGGGATCCATCTTCACGAGGTCGTTGCCGACCCCGAACTTCTCCTCGCTCTCGATCTGCTGTTTGATCAGTTCGATCGTGAACGGCGTCGCGACCACCGGCGCGTCGTAGCGGTGGGCGAGCTTCGAGATGGCCCCGATGTGATCGAGGTGACCGTGGGTCGGCACGATCGCTTGGACTTCGCCATCCAGATCGCTCATGACCCGGTCGTCGGGGATCGCGCCCATGTCGATCAGGTCGAGACTGTGCATCCGTTCGGTTTCGACGTTGTCGTGGATCAGGACCTTCGAAAGGTTGAGGCCCATGTCGAACACCACGATGTCGTCGCCCGCCCGCACGGCCGTCATCTGTCGGCCGACTTCCTCGTAGCCGCCGATCGTTGCGATATCGATTTCCATAGTTGTTACTCCCGAGCCGCCCGCGGACACGCTCGAATGCCGGCTGGCGAGGTCGCGCGACCCGCCCGGCCGCCCCGACCGCACCCGGGGCGGTCTCTCGGATATCTGTGCTTACGGGCCGGGGGTCTTAAAAACTGCGTGGCTCGCACCGCGGTGGTGACTTCGGTTCGCGATTATCCAACCCGAGTTCCCGGCGATCCTCCATCCAAGAACCCGTCGAGGCCGTCGATCCCGAACACCCACGCTGGCGCGTCCATGTCGAGCAGCGTCCGGACCTTCGCGCTCATTCCGCCCGTCACGTCGGTCGCGTCGCTGCCGCCCAACGCGTCAGCGACTCCATCGAACGACTCGATCCGATCGATCACGTCGCCGTCGGCGTCGAACACACCTGGTACCGCCGAGCACAGCCCGACTCGGTCGGCGTCGACGCATTCGGCGAGCACGGCCACGAGTTCGTCGCCGCTCACGATCGTCACGCCGCGGCTCGCGTGGGCGATCACGTCGGCCTGAACCACGGGCACGAACCCCTCGGCGAGCAGCGTCTCGACGCCAGCGGTCGCGAGCGAGAGGGCACCCGCGTCGTCGCGCGCGCCGACCGAAAGCGGGTGGATCGGGAGTGCGGGCACGTCGCGCTCGCCGAGCGCATCCACGACGGCATCGTTCAACTCCGCCATTGCATCGTGGACCGCGAGCGCCGCTTCCGGGTCGTGGCTGCCCACGGTATCGCTGAGACCGTGCTGACTCGCGTGGTGATGACCGAAGCTCCCGCCACCGTGGACGAGAACGAGGGGCTCGTCGTGATCTGCCACCGCATCGACGGCACGATCGAGATTCGTCTCGTCGAGCGTTTCGGGACTCGATTTGTCGGTGATGACGCTTCCCCCGAGCTTGAGGACGGTGG
This window harbors:
- a CDS encoding DUF4129 domain-containing protein; translation: MRRDAVGIALLGLFAVVVIGVAASAIGSTPIQSGFGVGGDATDGGERVDRTGNRSSNPSPGAVGGGGGGGFGGSFSSGNAGSTGSNAVPPLVVLVAVAGVAVAGVALVFWATRDDAAAPADREPTPTTAADDDRPEPSEPHELPNEVYRAWWEMARRTEIPHTASRSPGEFAAAAVDAGMNPAAVAELTRLFRGVRYGGTAVTDDAERRATAAIDRIRSPADDHERGETRP
- a CDS encoding DUF58 domain-containing protein; this encodes MSVRGRLLLVGGVVLGLAGLAGAFVPGLVPDVDVVSAGVAAIAVVALAVAVALAAARLRADRRSLALPTPEGRTNAVPGDGIDRRIGALSRTGPHDDEPSTGRRALQARIERAAHQVLAREGADVERIREQLAAGTWTDDPHAAAFFTDTTVERASTRELRALWTGEPPIARRARHAIGALTRRFERDPPSISAGDTDHEGGEGERSVSVRPLPPETRESGADQRTRTSKSEDRADIDERRFPAAGESIDHPTARWRGATGVALAAGAIGIVLRRPSLLLASAVGVGLAAYARAATTPTIALDVERSVSDPRPAVGDDVVVTVTVRNAGDSLCPDCAVIDGVPSGLVVTDGSPRHGVALRPGKATTFSYTLTAVRGDHRFTPAKVIARDASGSVERLARVQVSGSVAITCVPQPDPLTDVALRTHAERFGGRMPTAATGSGVTFHATREYRPGDPPARIDWNRLAKTGDLSTLQFRAERVPIVVVVIDARPTAFLAPDPDERSAVERSVEAAGRIVTTLLDDATRVGVGALSTHPERCWLAPDTGEAHRERARRLLATHPALAARRGDPGVDPSADTHTAPDGAEPGDGDRDPGAWLRRRLPADAQVVVLSPLCDDGLAAWIRRVDAAGRPASVVSPDPTTTTSPGRQLARVERALRITDLRSAGIPVLDRSGSADEPLSTAMAHRRAGGGSGATRGANAGWTTR
- a CDS encoding DUF7519 family protein — encoded protein: MSATIDRSPARLSSLLGIGFGTVALLVLAVAAGPPAALPGLVGAVAVGVGVCRGSRTAITLGGAGLFVGIVVAGALGTRPSVALITTVAAVLAWDAGQNAVTVGVRLGRVADTHRIEVVHVAATGVVTSLVAGCGYVVAGSAAGSRSPVALVALLVAAIVLTVALRGRN
- a CDS encoding polyprenyl synthetase family protein, which produces MSDEAAALAAVEARRERIDEALVERLPIQEPERLYRASRHLVDAGGKRLRPAVTLLVAEALAGIESPDAKVNYQAFPTLDATDVGVGAAADKSTGDTHETIDVMAAATSIETIQSFTLVHDDIMDADDLRRGVPSVHRAYDTETAILAGDTLYAKAFEFMLESGAPPERTVEALSELARTCTRICEGQALDVAFETREDVTTDEYIRMVEQKTAVLYAAAARVPALLLGADDTTADALRQYGLDVGRAFQIRDDVLDLTVPSEQLGKQRGSDLVENKRTAVTLHAREQGVDIEGLIDADDPETVDDAAIDAAVARLDDAGSIEYARTLSRDLVDRGKARLDVLPDSAARDHLRDLAEYLVERGY
- a CDS encoding RNase J family beta-CASP ribonuclease, which gives rise to MEIDIATIGGYEEVGRQMTAVRAGDDIVVFDMGLNLSKVLIHDNVETERMHSLDLIDMGAIPDDRVMSDLDGEVQAIVPTHGHLDHIGAISKLAHRYDAPVVATPFTIELIKQQIESEEKFGVGNDLVKMDPGESMEIGNGLDLEFVNVTHSIIDAINPVLHTPEGSIIYGLDKRMDHTPVIGDPIDMDRFGEIAREGEGVLCYIEDCTNAGRKGRTPSEQHARNHVRDVIYSMEDYDGGIVATTFSSQIARVTSLVEFAKDIGRQPVLLGRSMEKYSGTAERLDFVDFPDDLGMFGHRQSVDRTFKRIMNEGKENFLPIVTGHQGEPRAMLTRMGRGETPYQLDEGDKVIFSARVIPEPTNEGQRYQSEQLLGMQGARIYDDVHVSGHLSQEGHYEMLRTLQPHHVIPAHNDLEHLARYIDLAEDQGYELGRDIHASRNGNVVSLVE
- a CDS encoding isopentenyl phosphate kinase, producing the protein MTTVLKLGGSVITDKSSPETLDETNLDRAVDAVADHDEPLVLVHGGGSFGHHHASQHGLSDTVGSHDPEAALAVHDAMAELNDAVVDALGERDVPALPIHPLSVGARDDAGALSLATAGVETLLAEGFVPVVQADVIAHASRGVTIVSGDELVAVLAECVDADRVGLCSAVPGVFDADGDVIDRIESFDGVADALGGSDATDVTGGMSAKVRTLLDMDAPAWVFGIDGLDGFLDGGSPGTRVG